The window CATCGATTTCGGCCGCCCCCACGCACTCGACGTACCCGTCCAGCGCCCGCTGGAACGCTCGGGCGAAGTGGTCGTACGACCCGTCGACCAGCTCCATGTTGTCGTCGAGACCTTCGATGAGTGCCCGGTAGACCGTAGCCGCTGACTCGTAGGCTCCTCGGGATTGAAACGTCGACGCCAGGTCGAACAGGTCCGAGAAGTCGATCGGTTCGAAGACCACGGCGTACTCCGGATTCGTCTCCTCGAACCGTCCATCGATATCCGTACGGAGATCGTCGACGGATCGCGGGGTAGACTCGCCGAATCGAGCGACAAAACGGTCACGCAACGAGGGGTCCGTGGCCAACTCGTCACGGAGGAACGCACGGAGTTCGTCGGCCTCGGCCCGGTCGAGCGTGGTCTCGACGTGGTGGCCTTCGTCCTTGGGTGGGTCGTCGACGAGCGAGAGCAAGACGGCCACCGCGTGCTTGCAGATACCGGGCCCATCGTACGGGCAGCTGCACTGGCACTCGATATCTGCTGTCGAGTGGTCGAGTGTCAGGTCGTAGTCGCGACTGCCGCTGACGACGGCCGTAACCGTCTCACCGAACCTGGACCGTCGCTTGATTCGGCCCTCCGCCAGGTACCTCTCTCCTCGCTCGTAGACGGCTTCCGTACAACGATCTCGAACGTCGCTCTCGGTGAGATCCATCCTCTAGCTGCAGATGCAATGATACAGGGATACATGAGCCTTGGAGATAGACGGCTGTCAGCTACATCCTCTCCCGAATTCTGAATACATAGCGGATATCCAGACGCTCAGGCCCCACCTCGAGTGTTCGAATAGGTGGACTACGGGATCTCATCAACCGCCGCCCGAAGGTCAGATACCGTCGCCCAGGTGAAGACTCGCTCTCGGGAGAGGTGTTCGAGATGGGCGGCCGCCATCCCGTTCTCGTAGTGCTCGCGCTGGGTCCGGTCGTCGTCATATACACGCTGGAGTACCCACGCCTTCGCCCGATAGGACGGTGCGTACAGCAGGCCCAGTTCCCACACGTAGCCGCCGTCGAAGTCCTCCAGCACCGCAACTACGTGGGTCGCCATCCCACACAGCACGTCGAACAGGCGGGCCCACAGGGCCATCTCCTCACGGGTCAGACCGAAATCCTCCAGCCGGACGGCGACCGCTGGTGGGTCACGACGGTCGTCAAGTCGGCCACAGACCAGTCCCCGGCGGTCGGCTGCCTCACCGTCTCCACCCGCGCCCGCCACGAGATACCGACGTGAGTGGCCCTTGATCTGCTCGAGCCGGTCACCGTTCACGAGGTCCTTGAGTCGCTGGTATTCAGTGGGTGTCAACGAGGTCGCACCAGCATCCACGAGTCGGTCTTCTACATTCGCGGCCGCATCCACGTCTGCGGGCGCTGGCGATGATTGCTCCCCTTTACCCGAACCGTCCGTGTGGTCGTCACCGTCGGCAGGGTCCATGCTGGTCGTCGCTCCGGAGCACACATCAATTATGTGTTCGGATACCATATCACTTTGTAGACTATCTGTGGAATCAAACTCATTTGAGTGAAAGTGTTTATGGCGCCGCGTGGTGTACGGGGCGATATGGAACCGCAGACGAGAGAGCCCGACCACGGCGACGAGGGGTTCGATACGTGGCGGGCGCTCCAGGAGGCGACGGACACGCCCCGGGCGGACCTGCTGTCGGACATCGCCGGTCATCCGAAGGGTGCACCGAGCGTCGAGGAGTTGGCGTACGTGAACCCCGACAAGAGCGAGGACGCCATCCGCCGGCACCTCCGGCGCCTCGTCGACGCCAAGGTCGTCCGGGTGCTGGAGGTCGTGCCCGGCAATCGGCGCCGGGACTTCCCGAACAAGTTCTACACGATCACCGACGAGGCGCGGGCGCTGTTCGACCGGAACGGGCTGTTCCCACGCGAGGCGTGGCAGCGCCAGTACGAGGCCGTCGAGAAGACGGCCCGGATTCGGGATGTCGAGCAGATGCCCCGACCGGCGGGGAAGGACTGACTGATTTCGGCCCCACGTATTCGCCGAAATCGTTCACCGACAGAGTTGCCCAACAGGCGGCGACGTACATCGATACGGGCTGACCCTCGATAGCACTCATTGTCGCTACCGCACTTCCTTCTCGCAGTCAGCTCAGGTGCTGCCAGATGGTCGTCGGGTCGGCACTATTGAGTTCTGCATTCGTCTCCATCTGTCGGAGTTCTCTCACACAGCGCTTCGCGACGAGCGGGTAGACATCGGCAGGGACGAGCTCTCTCTCGAGTCGCATGATCTCCTTCCAGTTCTCGGCCCACATGTCCTCGACGACGCGGGGGTACAGGTCGTCGGTCAGATGGACGCCGAACTCCCGGCCCTCCTCGACGACCATCGAGCGGACCTCCTTGCGGATGCGCGCCGACGTGCAGTATGCCGCGACGAGATACGCCGCACCGGAGTCGGCGTCGTCGGGGTTGCGGCCGAACTGCTCGCGGTTGAGCTCCTCGAATGCCTCGCGGACGACTTTCACACGGCGCTCCTGAGCGTCACTCCGGATGACGACACCCTCGGCGCGAACGTCCGGTGCGAGCGAGGACGGTGGAACCTCGAAGGACTCCGGGTCGACCCCCGACGATTCCTCGAGGATGGTTGCTGGGACGAACGCGTGTGCTGTCGGCGCTGTCTCGTCGCGAATGCGCTCCAGAACGTCCCAGGCTTCAGCCGTCGAGAGGAAGCCCTCGAACGTCTCGGCGTAGGGGTCGCCCGCCGGTGTCATCGTCTCGATAGCCGTGTACGGAAGCACGTCGAAGCCGACCAGCGCAGGGAGGTCACGGTCGGTGTAACCGTAGTCCAGCGTCGAGTAGACGAGGTTCTCCGCGTAGACGATGAGCGGGCTGTCGTACGCATCGTGTAGTTCGCGGAGGGCCGCCGACTCGATACCCTCGCGGAGGCAACGGACGGCCCGGTGGAGGGCACCGTCGATATCGTCGAGGTTCTCGCGGTGGTTACCCCGAATCGACCGCCGGGTGCCGAAGACCAGACTCCCATCCCTATCCGCTGCACTGACGACTGACTCGGGATACACCTCGGAGTACCGCTTGTCGAAGCACGTGAATCGGAAGCTGCTCCCGTCGTACTTCTCGACCACCGTCAGATCATC of the Haloglomus salinum genome contains:
- a CDS encoding helix-turn-helix domain-containing protein — translated: MEPQTREPDHGDEGFDTWRALQEATDTPRADLLSDIAGHPKGAPSVEELAYVNPDKSEDAIRRHLRRLVDAKVVRVLEVVPGNRRRDFPNKFYTITDEARALFDRNGLFPREAWQRQYEAVEKTARIRDVEQMPRPAGKD
- a CDS encoding SWIM zinc finger family protein is translated as MDLTESDVRDRCTEAVYERGERYLAEGRIKRRSRFGETVTAVVSGSRDYDLTLDHSTADIECQCSCPYDGPGICKHAVAVLLSLVDDPPKDEGHHVETTLDRAEADELRAFLRDELATDPSLRDRFVARFGESTPRSVDDLRTDIDGRFEETNPEYAVVFEPIDFSDLFDLASTFQSRGAYESAATVYRALIEGLDDNMELVDGSYDHFARAFQRALDGYVECVGAAEIDADERSDHAQFLEERAVSGTDFLHERFDHAATALREQMETD
- a CDS encoding RNA ligase family protein; the protein is MKVYPKVPRYDHPVVPEAFFAADDLTVVEKYDGSSFRFTCFDKRYSEVYPESVVSAADRDGSLVFGTRRSIRGNHRENLDDIDGALHRAVRCLREGIESAALRELHDAYDSPLIVYAENLVYSTLDYGYTDRDLPALVGFDVLPYTAIETMTPAGDPYAETFEGFLSTAEAWDVLERIRDETAPTAHAFVPATILEESSGVDPESFEVPPSSLAPDVRAEGVVIRSDAQERRVKVVREAFEELNREQFGRNPDDADSGAAYLVAAYCTSARIRKEVRSMVVEEGREFGVHLTDDLYPRVVEDMWAENWKEIMRLERELVPADVYPLVAKRCVRELRQMETNAELNSADPTTIWQHLS